The Ictidomys tridecemlineatus isolate mIctTri1 chromosome 6, mIctTri1.hap1, whole genome shotgun sequence genome includes a region encoding these proteins:
- the Capza3 gene encoding F-actin-capping protein subunit alpha-3 codes for MSLSVLSRKEKEKVIRRLLIQAPPGEFVNAFDDLCLLIRDEKLMHHQGECAGHQHCQKYSVPLCIDGNPVLLSHHNVMGDYRFFDYQSKLSFKFDLLQNQLRDIQSHGIIRNETEYLRTVVLCALKLYVNDHFPTGNCNVLRKTIKNKEFLIACIEDHNYETGDCWNGLWKSKWIFQVNPFLTQVTGRIFLQAHFFRCVNLHVKISKDLKESLEVVNQAQLALNFARLVEEQENRFQASVLDELQELSNEALRKIIRRDLPVTRTLIDWQRILSDLNLVMYPKLGYVIYSRSVLCNWII; via the coding sequence ATGTCACTTAGCGTCCTAagtaggaaagagaaagaaaaagtaattcgCAGACTATTAATACAGGCACCTCCAGGGGAATTTGTAAATGCCTTTGATGATCTCTGTCTGCTTATACGTGATGAAAAACTCATGCACCATCAAGGTGAGTGTGCAGGCCACCAACATTGCCAAAAATATTCTGTTCCACTCTGCATCGATGGAAATCCAGTACTCTTATCTCACCACAATGTAATGGGTGACTACCGATTTTTTGACTATCAAAGCAAACTTTCTTTCAAATTTGACCTGCTTCAAAATCAGTTGAGAGACATCCAAAGTCACGGTATTATTCGGAATGAGACTGAATATCTGAGAACTGTTGTTCTGTGTGCCTTAAAACTCTACGTTAATGACCACTTTCCAACGGGAAACTGCAATGTGCTGAGAAAAACTATCAAAAATAAGGAGTTCTTGATAGCTTGCATCGAGGATCACAACTATGAAACAGGAGACTGCTGGAATGGCCTTTGGAAATCTAAATGGATTTTCCAAGTGAATCCATTTCTAACCCAAGTCACAGGAAGAATTTTCCTGCAAGCTCACTTCTTCAGGTGTGTCAACCTTCATGTCAAAATATCTAAGGACCTGAAAGAAAGCTTGGAAGTAGTTAACCAAGCTCAATTGGCTCTAAATTTTGCAAGACTTGTGGAAGAGCAAGAGAATAGATTTCAAGCTTCCGTCTTAGACGAATTACAGGAGTTATCCAATGAAGCCCTGAGAAAAATTATACGAAGGGATCTTCCAGTGACCCGCACTCTCATTGACTGGCAGAGGATACTCTCTGACTTGAATCTGGTGATGTATCCTAAGTTAGGATATGTCATTTATTCAAGAAGTGTGTTGTGCAACTGGATAATATAA